Proteins from one Anastrepha obliqua isolate idAnaObli1 chromosome 2, idAnaObli1_1.0, whole genome shotgun sequence genomic window:
- the LOC129236950 gene encoding serine protease SP24D-like, with amino-acid sequence MEIKNFPLVICIIAAVAATGCTAATNGTTVAVPFLSPQGRIYGGQDAVEGQFPYQVLVTRNGDGYIVVCGGAIISRNYVVTAAHCVSGYSASNFSVRAGTVTFNSGGVVTSVAEVKIHPEYSSFNYDIALLRLNQSLDFTDDIKPILLASVEVPENSSVIITGWGGVSSGGLATTLQYNTVLALNHDTCVKRMTTLADSMRCLDKSVGNGVCGGDSGGPAACNGVIIGVASFNVNGCGSSIPDGFTNIVVTRDWIRANSDVDCTCAS; translated from the exons ATGGAAATTAAGAATTTTCCACTCGTAATTTGTATCATTGCTGCAGTAGCGGCAACAGGCTGCACTGCTGCAACGAATGGCACCACCGTCGCTGTCCCGTTTCTGTCACCACAAGGTCGCATTTATGGTGGCCAAGACGCTGTTGAAGGACAATTTCCTTACCAAGTGTTGGTGACACGCAATGGTGATGGCTATATCGTCGTTTGTGGTGGCGCGATCATCTCAAGAAATTATGTTGTGACAGCAGCTCACTGTGTGAGCGG TTATTCCGCATCGAACTTCTCGGTACGTGCCGGCACTGTGACGTTCAACTCAGGCGGTGTGGTGACATCAGTCGCTGAGGTGAAAATACATCCTGAATATAGTTCATTCAACTACGATATAGCTTTGCTGAGACTTAATCAATCGCTTGATTTCACCGATGACATAAAACCAATACTACTTGCCAGCGTCGAAGTACCCGAAAACTCGTCAGTCATAATAACAGGGTGGGGTGGTGTGTCGAGCGGTGGTCTGGCCACAACGTTACAGTATAATACAGTGCTTGCTCTAAATCATGATACGTGCGTCAAACGTATGACCACACTGGCGGACTCAATGAGATGTCTTGACAAGAGTGTTGGTAATGGGGTTTGCGGTGGCGATTCTGGTGGCCCGGCGGCTTGCAATGGTGTGATTATAGGTGTGGCATCTTTTAATGTTAATGGCTGTGGAAGCAGTATACCAGATGGCTTTACGAATATTGTTGTTACACGAGATTGGATACGGGCAAATTCTGACGTCGATTGTACTTGTGCTTCTTGA